One Ostrea edulis chromosome 2, xbOstEdul1.1, whole genome shotgun sequence genomic region harbors:
- the LOC125681951 gene encoding 1-deoxypentalenic acid 11-beta-hydroxylase-like isoform X1 codes for MSKSKKRKLSKEEPVRFPGEVDEVHPLPFITMPPQPNEKKLGQLSRKQLKQFFDEGYTVVEDFFTPEELQPCRDSISEMVDNLADKLYQAGKITEKFTEYDLFQRLTKLEEAYPGSNILLFKSQKMPKSFQNLWCNERLLNIMEQIIGPEVAGHPVWNLRTKTPNSLAVDIPWHQDSAYFSNESYDHMIATAWIPFLDATKENGCMQVAKNGHRKGKVATHQCCAGPTWYVMLEEEEMAKTLGIKVSHVDTDTDIMTLPITYGGFLLFNNLTPHRSLMNYSNEIRWSVDLRWQSPKHHWGFYDIGEGVLFRSAEKEFKDPDWDKFFSVDRKEIWQKKYFKQKDDLDPFDTTITGPWIGRWEIVNHNKHTDAFKPG; via the exons ATGTCTAAAAGCAAGAAGAGGAAACTCTCTAAAGAGGAGCCGGTCAGGTTTCCGGGAGAAGTGGATGAAGTACATCCATTACCCTTCATAACAATGCCCCCGCAACCCAATGAGAAAAAACTGGGTCAGTTATCCAGGAAACAGCTCAAACAATTTTTTGATGAG GGATACACAGTAGTTGAGGATTTCTTCACGCCAGAAGAGCTTCAGCCTTGTCGAGACTCTATCTCCGAGATGGTCGATAATCTGGCAGATAAACTCTACCAGGCAGGGAAGATAACAG AAAAGTTTACGGAATACGACTTGTTCCAGAGACTCACAAAACTAGAAGAGGCATACCCTGGATCAAATATTCTTCTGTTCAAGTCCCAAAAGATGCCTAAG TCTTTTCAAAATTTGTGGTGCAATGAAAGATTGTTAAACATTATGGAGCAAATCATTGGACCGGAAGTCGCGGGACATCCCGTCTGGAATTTGCGCACAAAAACACCAAACAGTTTAGCAGTCGATATCCCCTGGCATCAAg ACAGCGCTTATTTCAGCAATGAGTCATATGATCACATGATTGCTACAGCTTGGATACCATTTCTGGATGCAACAAAAGAGAATGGCTGCatgcag GTTGCAAAAAATGGACACCGGAAGGGGAAGGTCGCCACACATCAGTGCTGTGCAGGTCCCACGTGGTACGTTATGCTGGAGGAGGAGGAGATGGCGAAAACTCTTGGTATAAAAGTCTCAC ATGTTGATACTGACACGGATATCATGACATTACCAATAACATATGGAGGATTTCTGCTCTTCAATAATCTCACGCCCCACAGAAG CCTAATGAATTACTCTAATGAAATCCGATGGAGTGTTGACTTGAGATGGCAATCACCAAAGCATCACTGGGGGTTTTACGACATTGGGGAGGGGGTTCTGTTCCGGTCTGCCGAAAAGGAATTCAAGGACCCTGACTGGGACAAATTCTTCTCCGTAGACAGAAAAGAAATATGGcagaagaaatatttcaaacag AAAGATGACTTGGACCCCTTTGATACTACAATAACAGGTCCCTGGATTGGTCGCTGGGAAATCGTCAACCACAACAAGCACACCGACGCATTTAAGCCGGGTTAG
- the LOC125681951 gene encoding 1-deoxypentalenic acid 11-beta-hydroxylase-like isoform X2: MSKSKKRKLSKEEPVRFPGEVDEVHPLPFITMPPQPNEKKLGQLSRKQLKQFFDEGYTVVEDFFTPEELQPCRDSISEMVDNLADKLYQAGKITEKFTEYDLFQRLTKLEEAYPGSNILLFKSQKMPKSFQNLWCNERLLNIMEQIIGPEVAGHPVWNLRTKTPNSLAVDIPWHQDSAYFSNESYDHMIATAWIPFLDATKENGCMQVAKNGHRKGKVATHQCCAGPTWYVMLEEEEMAKTLDVDTDTDIMTLPITYGGFLLFNNLTPHRSLMNYSNEIRWSVDLRWQSPKHHWGFYDIGEGVLFRSAEKEFKDPDWDKFFSVDRKEIWQKKYFKQKDDLDPFDTTITGPWIGRWEIVNHNKHTDAFKPG; the protein is encoded by the exons ATGTCTAAAAGCAAGAAGAGGAAACTCTCTAAAGAGGAGCCGGTCAGGTTTCCGGGAGAAGTGGATGAAGTACATCCATTACCCTTCATAACAATGCCCCCGCAACCCAATGAGAAAAAACTGGGTCAGTTATCCAGGAAACAGCTCAAACAATTTTTTGATGAG GGATACACAGTAGTTGAGGATTTCTTCACGCCAGAAGAGCTTCAGCCTTGTCGAGACTCTATCTCCGAGATGGTCGATAATCTGGCAGATAAACTCTACCAGGCAGGGAAGATAACAG AAAAGTTTACGGAATACGACTTGTTCCAGAGACTCACAAAACTAGAAGAGGCATACCCTGGATCAAATATTCTTCTGTTCAAGTCCCAAAAGATGCCTAAG TCTTTTCAAAATTTGTGGTGCAATGAAAGATTGTTAAACATTATGGAGCAAATCATTGGACCGGAAGTCGCGGGACATCCCGTCTGGAATTTGCGCACAAAAACACCAAACAGTTTAGCAGTCGATATCCCCTGGCATCAAg ACAGCGCTTATTTCAGCAATGAGTCATATGATCACATGATTGCTACAGCTTGGATACCATTTCTGGATGCAACAAAAGAGAATGGCTGCatgcag GTTGCAAAAAATGGACACCGGAAGGGGAAGGTCGCCACACATCAGTGCTGTGCAGGTCCCACGTGGTACGTTATGCTGGAGGAGGAGGAGATGGCGAAAACTCTTG ATGTTGATACTGACACGGATATCATGACATTACCAATAACATATGGAGGATTTCTGCTCTTCAATAATCTCACGCCCCACAGAAG CCTAATGAATTACTCTAATGAAATCCGATGGAGTGTTGACTTGAGATGGCAATCACCAAAGCATCACTGGGGGTTTTACGACATTGGGGAGGGGGTTCTGTTCCGGTCTGCCGAAAAGGAATTCAAGGACCCTGACTGGGACAAATTCTTCTCCGTAGACAGAAAAGAAATATGGcagaagaaatatttcaaacag AAAGATGACTTGGACCCCTTTGATACTACAATAACAGGTCCCTGGATTGGTCGCTGGGAAATCGTCAACCACAACAAGCACACCGACGCATTTAAGCCGGGTTAG